The Thermodesulfobacteriota bacterium sequence TACATGGCCAAGATGATCATCGAAAAGAACATGGGCGGCAGTCTGTCGGTTCGGAACACCGGGGATGGGGCGGAGCTGCAAGTGGCGCTTGGGGGGCCGCAGTCATGAATGACAAGACCGCTGTGGATCGGACAGACCATGGACTGGCGGACGTCTCGGTGCTCTATGTGGAGGACGAGGCCATTACCCGGGAACGGCTCGCTGCCCTCCTGCGGCGCCGGGTCCGGGAGGTCCACCTGGCGGCCGACGGCAGGGAGGGTCTGGAGGCCTTCCAGGAAATGCGGCCGGACATTGTCGTCTCCGACATCCGCATGCCCCGAATGGATGGCCTGGCGATGATCGCCCAGATGAAGCGCCTGGAGCCCACCATGCGGGCCATCGTCACCTCGGCGTTCAGTGAGGTCGATCTCCTGTTGACCGCCATCGAGCTGGGAGTCGACGGCTATATCCCGAAGCCGGTGGACTCGAAGCGGCTCCTTTCCCTCATCATGCGCTGCTCGGAGACCATCCGCCTCCGCCGCGCGATCGAGGAGCGGGACCGGGCGCAGCAGCACCTCATCACCGAGCTGCGGCAAGCCCTGGCCGAGATCAAGACCCTGCAGGGCATCCTGCCCATCTGCTGCTCCTGCAAGAAGATTCGGGACGATCAGGGCTACTGGACCCAGGTGGAGGCCTACCTGAGCCAGCACTCCGGCCTGCTCTTCTCCCACGGCATCTGTCCGGACTGCGCCGCCAAGCTCTACCCGGAGGTCTTCAACAGCTCCGCCAGGTAGCCCCGACCAGGGACCGCTTGGGCAAAGCGCCGAGGAAGGAGTTGCCATGTGCCGGGCACACCCAACTGGGTGAAACGCCGGGAGTCCGCTCTGGTGGCCGTTGTTTCTTGAGGGAGTACGCGCGGGGGGTACGGCGGGGCGACCGCTTGCCTGCTCTCCGGCCGCCCGCCAAGGTCTGGGGACCGCCGCCTCAGGAGCGGCGGCGATGGCGGAGGCCCGCCAGCCCCAGGAGGCCGGAGCCTACGAGCAGCAGGGAGGCCGGCACTGGCACCGGCTGGGCCTCGATGGCCAGATCGATCCCCACGAAATGGGGGGGTGCCGTTGCCCCAGGTGGTAAAGGCGATGACATCCCCGGCCTGCACCGCCTGAGTGAGGGTGCCCCAGTCAAACGGGTTGTCCCGGCTCCAGGGATCGCCGTCCCAGACGTCGCCGCTGGCCAGGACTGCGCCGTTCAGGGAGACCTGCCAGTGGTTGCTCCGGCCCAGGCCGCCCGCCATCCACACCTGACCGGAAATGGCCGCTGTGCCGGTGAGGGGGCTGGTCCAGGTGATGTTGGCCGCGCCGTTCCCCAGGGTGTTGTGCGGGTCGGTGCCGTGCACCGTCACGTCCCCGGCCAGCACGTCCAGCCCAGCGGCGTGATCGCCGGCCGCCTGCATCAGGATCGGCGTGTGGCCGAACCCCGGCCACTGCACCCAGGTCCAGGCAGGCTGGCCCGGCAGGAAATCCGGGATGTTGGGCAAGAGGGTATCCCCCTGGCGGTAAGCCCAGGGACCGTTGGGGTTGGCAGCGTCGCTCCAGTCGGCACCGAGATCGAAGGTCGCGGCGCCGGCGGCCAGAGGAGCACTCAGCATGGCCAGCACCGCCGTAGCGGCCAAGCAGATCGTCGTCTTCTTCATGGGCTGGACCTCCTTTCTTCCGGGAAAGTGTTGATTCACGCCAGCAGTCATGACGAGGCGAATGCACAAATCAAGCCACGGCCAGACCCAGGCCATGATCACCCGGAAAAGCGTGCAATATCCACGAGAAGCGAAGAGGCGACGGCCGCAGCCTGCAGCCGTTTGTGGTTCTTTCCAGACGAACCGTCCGGAAATCCGAAGGACTTTCCGCCCTGCCGGACGCATCCCCCGGGCCAGCGGGGCTGCCGCTGCCGGAGTCCGGCGCTGGGGGCAGCCCCTCTCGGTCCCACGCCGCTGCCGAGCATCCTGCGACGAATCACTGCCCCCGCAGCCGGCAGGCCGCTCAC is a genomic window containing:
- a CDS encoding response regulator, giving the protein MNDKTAVDRTDHGLADVSVLYVEDEAITRERLAALLRRRVREVHLAADGREGLEAFQEMRPDIVVSDIRMPRMDGLAMIAQMKRLEPTMRAIVTSAFSEVDLLLTAIELGVDGYIPKPVDSKRLLSLIMRCSETIRLRRAIEERDRAQQHLITELRQALAEIKTLQGILPICCSCKKIRDDQGYWTQVEAYLSQHSGLLFSHGICPDCAAKLYPEVFNSSAR
- a CDS encoding VPLPA-CTERM sorting domain-containing protein, which encodes MSSPLPPGATAPPHFVGIDLAIEAQPVPVPASLLLVGSGLLGLAGLRHRRRS